A single genomic interval of Chryseobacterium paludis harbors:
- a CDS encoding bestrophin family protein, whose amino-acid sequence MIIRKKEHWFRMLFVWHGSVLPALLPRLGLLLILSLLVTYFHGIILSFKVPLNPAPLTLFGFVLALFLGFRNNASYDRFWEGRKLWGTLLNTARALTRQAMTLSHIKNDSVSVHDFVQLLSAFVFALKHQLRGTDAYEDLKFKLNEDQLRVVAVSKYKPAVIMRLLAEWVQRAKDESCLDSIQQARFDENFDKLSDILGGCERLISTPIPYSYRVLLHRTVYIYCFLLPFGLVDSLGWFTPLIVVFVAYTFVAFEAIADEIEEPFGTDANDLALNNMCIMIDETIHEMVGENITISQKITQNIID is encoded by the coding sequence GTTTGGGATTACTTTTGATTCTTTCTTTATTGGTGACCTATTTTCATGGAATAATTCTTTCGTTTAAAGTTCCGTTAAATCCTGCTCCACTCACGCTGTTCGGTTTTGTATTGGCCTTATTCCTTGGATTCAGGAACAACGCCAGCTACGATAGGTTCTGGGAAGGACGAAAATTATGGGGTACCTTGTTGAATACTGCACGTGCATTGACTCGTCAGGCAATGACTCTGAGCCATATAAAGAATGATAGCGTGTCTGTTCACGACTTTGTTCAGTTGCTTAGTGCCTTTGTTTTTGCTTTGAAACATCAACTTAGAGGAACAGATGCTTATGAAGATTTAAAATTTAAGCTTAATGAAGACCAACTGAGAGTTGTTGCAGTATCAAAGTATAAGCCGGCAGTTATTATGCGGCTGCTTGCAGAATGGGTTCAGAGAGCAAAAGATGAAAGTTGTTTAGATTCTATCCAACAGGCTCGTTTCGATGAAAATTTTGATAAGCTTTCTGATATTTTGGGAGGTTGTGAAAGATTAATTTCTACCCCGATTCCTTACAGTTACCGTGTTCTGTTGCATCGGACGGTGTATATTTATTGTTTTTTGTTACCTTTCGGTCTTGTAGATTCGCTTGGATGGTTTACTCCTCTTATTGTTGTATTTGTAGCCTATACATTTGTTGCATTTGAAGCAATAGCTGATGAAATTGAAGAGCCATTTGGAACAGATGCGAATGATTTAGCTCTTAACAACATGTGCATTATGATTGATGAGACCATTCACGAGATGGTGGGAGAGAATATTACCATTTCTCAAAAAATAACTCAGAATATTATTGATTAA
- a CDS encoding HesA/MoeB/ThiF family protein: protein MNNPLERYHCQMALPGFGASSQELLKNAKVLIVGMGGLGCPSAQYLASSGIGTIGLADDDIVSESNLHRQILYTSNDIGTYKVDVAVKKLQQQNPYISIIPYNLRVNSSNVMDLISEFDLVIEGTDNFETKCLLNDACVLTGKPLIYGAIYQYEGQVSIWNVLQEDGTYSPNYRDIFPNAEESQVPNCREGGVIPTLAGIVGCMQANEAIKYFTNPEDSLAGKLWMMNVLNGSTQIIKLRKTSMQITSLPQTIETITFELLIQEKDRFEIIDVRTPKEHEQFNIGGINIPLEELQDHLHYISSSSDSIVLYCKSGKRSAEAVRKIKNIFPEKEVFSLKDGIPKTYYQ, encoded by the coding sequence ATGAATAACCCACTTGAACGTTATCATTGCCAGATGGCTTTACCCGGATTTGGGGCTTCCTCTCAGGAACTACTCAAAAATGCCAAAGTTCTGATAGTAGGCATGGGAGGGCTTGGCTGCCCTTCGGCACAATATCTTGCTTCGTCAGGTATAGGAACAATTGGGCTTGCAGATGATGATATAGTCTCTGAAAGTAATCTGCATCGCCAGATCCTATATACCTCTAATGATATCGGAACCTATAAAGTGGATGTGGCAGTAAAAAAACTGCAACAACAAAATCCTTACATTTCCATAATTCCTTACAACCTGAGGGTTAATTCCTCCAATGTTATGGATTTGATTTCGGAATTTGATTTGGTTATTGAAGGAACAGATAATTTCGAAACAAAATGCTTATTGAATGACGCCTGTGTATTGACAGGAAAGCCTTTAATTTATGGCGCTATTTATCAATATGAAGGCCAAGTAAGCATCTGGAATGTTTTACAGGAAGACGGTACTTACTCGCCCAATTATCGTGATATTTTTCCGAATGCGGAAGAATCACAGGTTCCCAACTGCAGAGAAGGCGGTGTAATCCCTACACTGGCAGGAATTGTTGGATGTATGCAGGCTAATGAAGCTATAAAATATTTTACAAATCCCGAAGATTCATTGGCAGGAAAACTCTGGATGATGAATGTTCTGAATGGTAGTACCCAAATTATTAAATTAAGAAAAACTTCTATGCAAATTACAAGTTTACCTCAGACTATTGAGACCATTACATTTGAACTGCTGATACAGGAAAAAGATCGTTTTGAAATCATAGATGTTCGTACACCAAAAGAGCATGAACAGTTCAATATTGGAGGAATCAATATTCCTCTAGAAGAATTACAGGATCATCTACATTATATTTCTAGCAGTTCAGACTCTATTGTATTATATTGTAAATCCGGGAAACGCAGTGCAGAAGCGGTGAGAAAAATTAAAAACATTTTTCCTGAAAAAGAAGTGTTTTCTTTAAAAGACGGCATTCCAAAAACATATTATCAATAA
- a CDS encoding NTP transferase domain-containing protein translates to MISKETDFPQLNGLVLAGGKSQRMGNPKDKINWHGKEQRYYAADLLVPFCDKVFISCRQDQLENFDMDYNALTDTFLNMGPFGGILSALRSQRDKAWLVVACDLPLLDKSALEFLIQSRNPEKAATTYESPFDGLPEPLITIWEPKSYSLLLNFLGSGNTCPRKVLINSDTLILKPTNPDSLMNVNTPEDMAKAQEILKK, encoded by the coding sequence ATGATTTCAAAAGAGACTGATTTTCCCCAATTAAATGGATTGGTGCTGGCAGGAGGAAAAAGCCAGCGAATGGGAAATCCTAAAGATAAAATCAACTGGCATGGCAAAGAGCAGCGGTATTATGCAGCTGATCTTTTAGTTCCATTTTGTGACAAGGTATTTATTTCCTGCAGACAAGACCAGCTGGAAAATTTTGATATGGATTACAATGCCCTGACTGATACTTTTCTAAATATGGGGCCTTTTGGAGGAATACTTTCAGCATTGCGTTCTCAGAGAGATAAAGCATGGCTGGTGGTAGCCTGTGATCTTCCTTTGCTGGATAAAAGTGCATTAGAGTTTCTAATACAATCCAGAAACCCGGAAAAAGCAGCAACAACATATGAAAGTCCCTTTGACGGTTTACCGGAGCCACTGATCACCATCTGGGAACCTAAAAGCTATTCTTTGCTCCTGAATTTTTTAGGATCAGGAAATACCTGTCCGAGGAAAGTTCTGATCAACAGTGACACACTAATCCTGAAACCCACTAACCCGGATTCTTTAATGAATGTGAATACTCCTGAAGATATGGCAAAAGCACAGGAGATTTTAAAAAAGTAG
- the moaC gene encoding cyclic pyranopterin monophosphate synthase MoaC, translated as MTNFSHLNKKELPGMVNVGSKKITHRKAIAKAIVILPENILKALQKDDFKTKKGSVFQTAIIAGIMAAKKTDDLIPLCHPIGMDNCEIDIEINSQNEIEIYCTVEIEAKTGIEMEALTGVSIAALTIYDMCKAMSHDIMIKEIKLIEKSGGKNDFKRD; from the coding sequence ATGACGAATTTTTCACATCTTAATAAAAAGGAACTGCCAGGTATGGTCAATGTGGGTAGTAAAAAAATTACCCACCGAAAAGCAATTGCCAAAGCCATTGTAATACTTCCTGAAAATATTCTGAAAGCGCTTCAAAAAGATGACTTTAAAACTAAAAAAGGCTCTGTTTTCCAAACCGCCATCATTGCAGGAATAATGGCAGCAAAAAAAACAGATGACCTGATTCCTCTTTGCCATCCTATTGGTATGGATAACTGTGAAATAGATATTGAAATCAACTCTCAAAACGAAATTGAAATCTATTGTACTGTTGAGATTGAAGCTAAAACAGGTATCGAAATGGAAGCTTTGACAGGTGTATCTATTGCCGCACTTACCATTTATGATATGTGCAAAGCAATGAGTCATGATATTATGATAAAAGAAATAAAACTCATCGAAAAATCAGGAGGAAAAAATGATTTCAAAAGAGACTGA
- a CDS encoding molybdopterin molybdotransferase MoeA gives MISVKQAEEIIFSQVINFGTEEIFYENASGRILAENILADRDLPPFDRSTVDGIAISSKSYEKGVRDFTIKAVQAAGEAPVSINEENDCVEIMTGAALHSSMDIVIRYEDIFINNNVASINIDVKKGQNIHLKGRDKKTGETLVEADHVITPSILGIAVSVGKTFLTVKRLPKIAIISTGDEMVSPETIPTPFQLRRSNGITIKSVLEKYRINADWLHWNDDFELIKKELSHCIDNYDVLLMSGGVSMGKFDYLPKACEELGIEKLFHKIKQRPGKPFWFGKSQNEKLVFAFPGNPVSVFMCLYRYFVPWLEKSLEIPETTQYAVLQNDINFPFSLQYFAQVKLSVNQSGQLIAESVNTNGSGDFSHLAETNAFIELPLEKNAFKKGEVYKIWKYNF, from the coding sequence ATGATCAGTGTAAAGCAGGCAGAAGAAATTATCTTTTCCCAGGTCATAAACTTCGGAACAGAAGAAATTTTCTATGAAAATGCCTCAGGAAGAATTTTAGCTGAAAATATTTTGGCCGATCGCGATTTGCCGCCATTTGACAGGTCGACGGTGGATGGAATTGCGATCAGTTCTAAATCCTATGAAAAAGGAGTGCGTGACTTTACCATTAAAGCTGTGCAAGCAGCGGGAGAAGCTCCGGTTTCTATTAATGAAGAAAATGATTGTGTTGAAATTATGACCGGAGCAGCATTGCATTCTTCAATGGACATTGTAATTCGTTATGAAGATATTTTTATAAATAATAATGTCGCAAGTATTAATATCGATGTTAAAAAAGGACAGAATATCCATCTGAAAGGAAGGGATAAAAAAACAGGAGAAACATTGGTAGAAGCCGATCATGTAATAACGCCATCTATTCTGGGGATTGCTGTGTCAGTCGGAAAAACATTTTTAACAGTAAAAAGGCTTCCCAAGATAGCCATTATTTCCACAGGAGATGAAATGGTGTCACCTGAAACTATTCCTACTCCATTTCAGCTAAGACGTTCCAATGGAATTACTATAAAATCAGTTTTGGAAAAATACAGGATCAATGCTGATTGGCTACATTGGAATGATGACTTTGAATTAATAAAGAAGGAACTTTCCCACTGCATTGACAATTATGATGTTTTACTGATGAGTGGTGGGGTTTCTATGGGAAAATTCGATTATCTACCCAAAGCCTGCGAAGAGCTGGGAATAGAAAAGCTTTTTCATAAAATAAAGCAAAGACCGGGAAAACCGTTCTGGTTTGGAAAAAGCCAAAACGAAAAATTGGTTTTCGCATTCCCGGGAAATCCAGTATCCGTATTTATGTGCCTATATAGGTATTTTGTTCCTTGGCTGGAGAAATCTTTGGAGATTCCGGAAACAACACAGTATGCTGTTCTACAAAATGATATAAATTTTCCTTTTTCGTTACAATATTTTGCACAGGTAAAACTCAGCGTGAATCAATCGGGACAATTAATTGCAGAATCTGTAAATACCAACGGTTCCGGAGATTTCTCCCATCTTGCAGAAACCAATGCATTCATAGAGCTTCCCTTGGAAAAAAATGCGTTTAAAAAAGGCGAAGTGTATAAAATCTGGAAATATAATTTTTAA
- the moaA gene encoding GTP 3',8-cyclase MoaA, giving the protein MLTDKFGRNINYLRLAIVDRCNLRCTYCMPENGLTWIKQNELMTDEEMLRICSVFTEMGVNKIRITGGEPFVRKNSIELIRNISQLDGLTDISITTNGLLTEPYIPQLKKYGIKSINLSLDTLDKKRFFKITRRNSLDKVMKTLDSLLQHDIKVKINTVVMEGENTEDIIPLVMLTKDLPVDVRFIEEMPFNGSKTDISLKWNFTQIYNYIKEFFPEIQKADDPKSSTSYNYKIPGFKGDIGIIAAYTRSFCGDCNRIRITPSGILRTCLYEGTGVNLKDEIRMGRSNEELKNIIINSVHKKPKDGWEAQKSSLTASQIHQSMATIGG; this is encoded by the coding sequence ATGTTGACAGATAAATTTGGAAGGAACATCAATTATCTAAGGCTTGCTATTGTAGACCGGTGTAATCTGCGTTGTACATATTGCATGCCGGAAAATGGTCTTACCTGGATTAAGCAAAATGAATTAATGACTGATGAAGAAATGCTCAGAATCTGCTCGGTATTTACAGAAATGGGAGTAAATAAAATCAGGATAACGGGAGGAGAACCTTTTGTTAGAAAAAATAGTATTGAACTTATCCGAAATATATCACAATTAGACGGACTTACTGACATCAGTATAACCACCAATGGTCTTCTTACAGAACCCTATATTCCTCAACTGAAAAAATATGGAATAAAATCTATCAACCTAAGTCTTGATACACTTGATAAGAAACGCTTTTTCAAAATTACAAGAAGAAATAGTCTTGATAAGGTTATGAAAACTTTAGATAGCTTATTACAGCATGATATAAAAGTAAAAATCAACACGGTGGTCATGGAAGGGGAAAATACTGAGGATATTATTCCCTTGGTAATGCTTACAAAAGATCTTCCAGTAGATGTCCGCTTTATTGAAGAAATGCCTTTTAACGGTAGCAAAACTGATATTTCCCTGAAATGGAATTTCACGCAAATTTACAACTATATAAAAGAATTTTTTCCTGAAATCCAAAAGGCAGACGATCCTAAAAGTTCAACGTCATACAACTATAAAATTCCGGGCTTTAAAGGAGATATAGGGATAATTGCAGCTTATACCCGTTCATTTTGTGGGGACTGCAACAGGATCAGAATCACTCCTTCCGGTATTCTCAGAACCTGTTTATATGAAGGAACCGGTGTAAATCTGAAAGACGAAATCCGTATGGGAAGATCAAATGAAGAGCTGAAAAATATAATTATCAACAGTGTACACAAAAAACCGAAAGACGGTTGGGAAGCTCAAAAATCAAGTCTGACCGCATCACAAATACATCAGTCAATGGCAACAATAGGAGGATAA
- a CDS encoding helix-turn-helix domain-containing protein: MQQKSNLAVLKREDKKDIDVIYQGEISSSELNRFPDNSFTIIILDECIDGNCITDIDTYALNSKQLFVHLPKRKYIWELPMRSSGRRLIINDSILETFSPTLKHTFSPHSKYEMIQSNEEAYEKFSMEFDAIRKEIDSEVVFPELINARVRLLALMINLWIEQMYGKSALSDYNNPAFRFHELVEIYYKTQKGVAFYANELCITPNYLGVLCRKQYKISPLEFIRQRILLEAKKLLHSSNKSIKEIAFDLGFNNLSHFSYFFRTQTGWTPKSYRMTMRKS, from the coding sequence ATGCAACAAAAGAGTAATTTAGCTGTATTAAAAAGAGAGGATAAAAAAGATATTGATGTTATTTATCAGGGTGAAATAAGTTCTTCCGAGCTTAATCGTTTTCCTGATAATTCTTTCACAATCATTATTTTAGATGAATGTATTGATGGTAATTGTATTACGGATATTGATACTTATGCTTTAAATTCCAAACAATTATTTGTCCATCTTCCTAAAAGGAAATATATATGGGAGCTGCCTATGCGTTCGAGTGGTAGAAGGTTGATCATTAATGACTCTATTCTTGAAACATTTTCTCCGACATTAAAACATACTTTTTCTCCTCATAGTAAATACGAAATGATCCAGTCAAACGAAGAAGCTTATGAAAAATTCAGTATGGAGTTTGATGCGATTCGTAAAGAAATAGATTCAGAAGTTGTATTTCCAGAACTTATTAATGCAAGGGTGAGACTTTTGGCGCTGATGATTAATCTTTGGATAGAGCAGATGTATGGAAAATCTGCATTGAGTGATTACAATAATCCTGCTTTCCGTTTCCATGAACTTGTTGAAATCTATTACAAAACGCAAAAAGGTGTTGCCTTTTATGCTAACGAGCTATGCATTACTCCCAATTATCTAGGAGTTTTGTGCAGAAAACAATATAAAATATCTCCATTGGAGTTTATAAGACAAAGAATATTATTGGAAGCAAAGAAATTATTACATAGTTCAAATAAATCAATTAAAGAAATAGCCTTTGATCTCGGATTTAATAATTTATCTCATTTTTCATATTTTTTCAGAACACAAACAGGTTGGACTCCCAAGAGTTATAGAATGACTATGAGAAAAAGTTAA
- a CDS encoding helix-turn-helix domain-containing protein — MNSKFIEKDLEFEAQIKDHVTYFPLAGESEISGFRAPDSYVFIFFEKASGNHFIDFVEYEEKDNQVHISFPGQIHSWKTEIGARGHKLILSKEFIEKRLYNSRFSSLLPNKFPVLDIPIEISKKLSREFKMIQEEFGEEPVNWDVISFRVEIIFSFINMCIDDAERDTIVTNRRNPIILSFIELIEVNFVESKAVAFYAEKLPVTPNYLNILTKSTLGITAKELIDARIILEAKRLLKGSNQTVKEIAFNLGFYSISSFSSYFKGNTGLYPTKFRE, encoded by the coding sequence ATGAATAGCAAGTTTATTGAGAAGGATTTAGAGTTTGAAGCTCAGATTAAAGATCATGTTACGTATTTTCCTTTAGCTGGTGAAAGTGAGATTTCTGGTTTTAGAGCACCAGATAGTTATGTTTTTATATTTTTTGAAAAAGCCTCTGGTAATCATTTTATTGACTTCGTTGAGTACGAAGAGAAAGATAACCAGGTACATATCTCATTTCCTGGACAAATTCATTCCTGGAAAACAGAGATAGGAGCTAGAGGACATAAGTTGATTTTATCTAAAGAGTTTATAGAGAAGCGGCTATACAATTCAAGATTTTCTTCTTTACTTCCCAATAAATTTCCTGTTCTGGATATTCCAATAGAAATCAGCAAAAAGCTGTCACGCGAGTTTAAAATGATCCAAGAAGAGTTTGGAGAAGAGCCTGTCAACTGGGATGTAATAAGCTTTAGGGTAGAAATAATTTTCTCATTTATTAATATGTGTATTGATGACGCAGAGCGGGATACAATAGTGACGAACAGAAGAAACCCAATTATTTTGAGTTTTATTGAATTGATTGAAGTGAATTTTGTTGAGTCAAAAGCAGTAGCGTTCTATGCGGAAAAATTACCAGTAACCCCCAATTACTTAAATATTCTTACAAAAAGCACATTGGGAATTACTGCAAAGGAGCTTATTGATGCAAGGATTATTCTGGAAGCAAAGCGGCTTCTAAAGGGTTCTAACCAAACAGTCAAAGAGATTGCTTTCAATCTGGGTTTCTATAGCATTTCATCATTTTCTTCATACTTTAAGGGAAATACAGGGTTGTATCCCACCAAGTTTCGTGAATAA
- a CDS encoding NUMOD4 domain-containing protein, which translates to MKIPIELEDQYVKNVLYNISLLNLPGEEWKPIENFENYAISNYGRVKSLERWITSLNGKERKAPDRIMKLQFMKFFNKYLNENFYNITCLLSSEGRRSRKSVPRLVYHHFVEKLDSGIEPFLISFKDGNRFHLHADNLEKLSISEDRFKRVRENRVRNSQNDHERAISQYTVEGELIGTFENIGAANDTLSIGDRNILYALNKERLTAGGYRWFFKDYTPKKEDFIISTESKSDSSGKLLNKSLWEKLGKPPIDKNSPPACMNLSLNDLPREHWKPVTGLENGYLISNKGRVKRLGSWTTSKNKSFWKERIMSINLRNKYGSHNPYFYILLNRKGQKILLSISRLLYYSFVKEFDMNDKTLVIVNENEPRWNLDVSKLKLKTRISLLKGKSL; encoded by the coding sequence ATGAAAATACCTATTGAACTAGAAGACCAATATGTAAAAAACGTCCTTTACAATATTTCCCTTCTAAACCTTCCGGGTGAAGAGTGGAAGCCTATTGAAAATTTTGAAAACTATGCGATTTCCAACTATGGCCGTGTGAAAAGCCTTGAACGTTGGATTACATCACTAAACGGGAAAGAGCGGAAAGCACCGGATCGGATTATGAAGTTACAGTTCATGAAATTTTTCAACAAATATCTGAATGAGAACTTTTATAATATCACTTGTCTGTTATCATCGGAAGGAAGAAGATCCCGAAAGTCAGTGCCACGTTTGGTGTATCATCATTTTGTTGAAAAACTGGATTCGGGAATTGAGCCTTTTCTTATCTCATTTAAAGATGGCAACCGGTTTCACCTGCATGCTGACAATCTGGAGAAACTCTCCATCAGCGAGGATCGCTTTAAAAGAGTTAGGGAAAATAGAGTTAGAAATAGTCAAAACGATCACGAAAGGGCTATTAGTCAATATACTGTTGAAGGTGAATTGATAGGTACATTTGAAAATATTGGTGCTGCGAATGATACTCTTAGCATTGGTGACAGGAACATTCTCTATGCATTAAACAAGGAACGTCTTACGGCAGGAGGATATAGATGGTTTTTTAAAGATTACACCCCTAAAAAAGAAGATTTTATAATTTCCACAGAAAGCAAGTCGGATTCTTCAGGTAAATTACTCAATAAGTCACTCTGGGAAAAGTTGGGTAAACCACCCATTGACAAGAACAGCCCGCCAGCATGCATGAACCTGTCGCTTAACGATCTTCCCAGGGAACATTGGAAACCGGTAACCGGTCTTGAAAATGGATATTTAATTTCCAATAAAGGAAGGGTAAAGCGCCTTGGTAGCTGGACTACCAGCAAAAATAAAAGCTTTTGGAAAGAAAGGATCATGTCCATTAATCTTAGAAATAAATATGGTAGCCATAACCCTTATTTTTACATCCTGTTAAACCGTAAAGGCCAGAAGATCCTATTATCGATATCACGACTGCTTTATTACTCTTTTGTAAAAGAATTTGACATGAATGATAAAACATTGGTCATAGTTAATGAAAATGAACCTCGATGGAATCTCGATGTATCAAAGCTTAAATTAAAAACCAGAATTTCTTTACTTAAAGGAAAAAGCCTGTAA
- a CDS encoding T9SS type A sorting domain-containing protein codes for MKKLYMGACTLCISLGLSAQEIVWEKNIKSSTQDFLSQVTTTIDQQYLITGSAIQASKTEDKQNNGYDFHLVKLNQQGDQVWEKYFAGNNHDYLSSTVTTQDGGSLLGGTSYSGKGLDKKEDSKGGSDIWLIRINEFGDELWQKTLGTSSDEEARAVIQTTDLGFFVAGNVQNSTKGYGSKDILIIKLDKNGKELSQLVLGGKGLDEVEKMIPTRDGGALLGIYSRSSTGGSKQTENFGEGDYWIVKLDKSGKVEWEKNFGGKGDDHLRTLALTSNGYIIGGESRSERSGNKTVGIEEGTDVWLISLNERGEEQWQKSYNFKNRDILMGMSAIHSADDKTKGILLGGYTQAEGRIEADDEKFWMLYLDQNGNEQWRKHVEGKSRKREERLSDIKLNRDGSIILAGTSAEELGKENWKIVKLGDKQLDQLIEKQDIKIYPNPVSEYAYVEIGYDFKEADITLYDMSGRQLQSLKTKNKVTKINTQPLIQGAYLIVIKTDTNKTANAKIIKR; via the coding sequence ATGAAAAAACTCTACATGGGTGCATGTACTTTATGCATAAGCCTAGGCCTCTCAGCACAGGAGATAGTCTGGGAAAAGAATATCAAATCCAGTACTCAGGATTTTCTAAGCCAGGTTACGACAACCATAGATCAGCAGTATTTAATTACTGGAAGCGCTATTCAGGCTTCTAAAACTGAAGATAAACAAAACAATGGATACGATTTTCACTTGGTGAAACTAAACCAGCAGGGCGACCAGGTTTGGGAGAAATACTTTGCAGGAAATAATCATGATTATTTATCCTCTACAGTGACTACTCAGGATGGAGGATCGCTTTTGGGAGGTACCTCGTATTCAGGAAAAGGTCTGGATAAAAAAGAAGATTCTAAGGGTGGATCAGATATTTGGCTCATTAGAATCAATGAATTTGGTGATGAATTGTGGCAGAAAACTTTAGGAACTTCTTCTGATGAAGAAGCCAGAGCTGTTATTCAAACAACGGATTTAGGATTTTTTGTTGCTGGAAATGTTCAAAACTCAACTAAAGGTTATGGCTCAAAAGATATTTTAATCATCAAACTTGATAAAAACGGAAAAGAACTATCACAACTGGTTTTAGGCGGAAAAGGGCTGGATGAAGTTGAAAAGATGATTCCAACCCGTGACGGTGGAGCTTTGTTAGGAATCTATTCCAGAAGCAGTACTGGAGGTTCAAAACAAACTGAAAACTTTGGAGAAGGAGACTATTGGATTGTCAAATTGGACAAATCAGGAAAAGTAGAATGGGAAAAGAATTTTGGAGGAAAAGGTGATGATCATTTAAGAACACTTGCTTTAACTTCAAACGGATATATTATTGGAGGTGAAAGTCGTTCTGAACGCTCAGGAAATAAAACAGTTGGGATTGAAGAAGGAACTGATGTATGGTTAATCTCTTTAAATGAAAGAGGAGAGGAGCAGTGGCAGAAATCTTACAATTTTAAGAATAGAGATATCCTTATGGGAATGAGCGCAATTCATTCTGCGGATGATAAAACAAAAGGAATTTTATTAGGTGGCTATACCCAGGCCGAAGGAAGAATAGAAGCTGATGATGAGAAATTCTGGATGCTATATCTGGATCAAAACGGAAATGAACAGTGGAGGAAACATGTGGAAGGGAAATCCAGAAAGAGAGAGGAAAGGTTATCTGATATTAAGCTCAACAGAGATGGTTCAATCATCTTGGCAGGAACAAGTGCTGAGGAATTAGGAAAGGAGAACTGGAAGATCGTGAAATTGGGTGATAAACAATTGGATCAGTTAATAGAGAAACAAGATATCAAGATCTATCCTAACCCTGTGTCAGAGTATGCTTATGTAGAAATTGGATATGATTTCAAAGAAGCTGATATTACTTTGTATGATATGAGTGGGAGACAATTGCAGAGTTTGAAGACGAAGAATAAGGTAACAAAGATCAATACACAGCCATTGATACAGGGAGCTTATCTTATTGTTATCAAAACGGATACTAATAAAACGGCGAATGCTAAAATTATTAAAAGGTAG